CGCGGCCTTAAAAACTCTCACCACACTAACACTCAATAATGACAGGCGAACCCGTACTCATCCCTGGCGCCAGAGACGTTCGCGCGACTCACGACACCGTCCCCGACGCGACGAGCGTCGTCGTCGCGTGCCCGCCACACCCCCAGCAGGGCGGCAAACGAACCGACTCACGGCTCACCGCCGTCTCCGAGGAACTCGCCGCTCAGGGTATCGCAACGCTCCGATTCGACTACGGCGCGTGGGACGAAGGCCGCGGCGAGCGCGAGGACGCCCGTAACGCCGTCGCGTGGGCGCAGGACCACTACGAACACGTTGGTCTCTTTGGCTTCTCCTTTGGCGGCGCGATTGCCCTGTTGACCGCGGCGGGTCGCGATGACCTCGCGGCCGTGAGCGCGCTCGCACCCGCCGGTGCGCTCCCTGCGGGCCTCGACGTGGCGGCGTCGCTCTCCGACATCGCAGCCCCCACGCAAGTGGTGTTCGCCTCGCGTGACACGACGGCGAACTGGGAGCCAGTCGTCGAGCGGGCGCGCGAACTCGACTTCCGCGTCGACGAGATGAGCGCCGACCACTTTTTCATCGGGCAGAAACAGAAGGTCGCCGCGCTCGTCTGCGACTTTCTTGTTGCACACCTGTAGTGTGGGAAGCCGTCTCGGTGGCTCGGACGCTCCGAAATGGTTTTGAAGAACGATTGCGGACAGACAGTATGCCGACGGAACCCGAAACGGATTACGACCCGACTCTCGGGAACAAGTTCATTTTCGTTACCGGGGGTGTGATGTCCGGACTCGGGAAGGGTATCACCGCCGCCAGCACCGGCCGACTTCTCTCGAACGCTGGGTTCGACGTGACCGCGGTCAAAATCGACCCGTATCTCAACGTCGACGCGGGGACGATGAATCCCTACCAGCACGGCGAGGTGTACGTCTTGGAAGACGGTGGCGAAGTGGACCTGGACCTGGGTAACTACGAACGTTTCCTCGATATCGACATGACGTTCGACCACAACATCACCACCGGGAAGACCTACAAACACGTCATCGAGAAGGAGCGCGCCGGGGACTACCTCGGGAAGACGGTCCAGATCATCCCGCACATCACCGACGACATCAAGCGCCGCATCCGCGAGGCCGCAGAGGGCCACGACATCTGTATCGTCGAAGTGGGCGGCACGATTGGCGACATCGAGGGCATGCCATATCTCGAAGCCCTCCGCCAGTTCGTCCACGAGGAAGAAGAGGAGGACGTTCTGCTCACGCACGTCACGCTCGTCCCGTACTCGAAAAACGGCGAGCAGAAGACGAAACCGACCCAGCACAGCGTCAAAGAACTGCGCTCGATTGGCCTCCAGCCAGACATCCTCGTCGGGCGCTGTGAGACGAAACTCGAACCGGCGACCAAGGAAAAAATCGCGCTCTTCTGTGACGTTCCGACGGAGGCCGTCTTCTCTAACGCCGACGTCGAGGACATCTACCACGTCCCGCTGATGGTCGAAGAGGAAGGACTCGACGAGTACGTGATGGAGCACCTCGCCATCGCGGACCAGGCCATTCCGAAGGGCGAGCGCAAAAACGAGTGGCGCGACCTCGTGACTCAGGAGACCTCCGGGTCGGTCAAAATCGCGCTCGTCGGGAAGTACGCACTGGAAGACGCCTACATCTCGATTCACGAATCGCTCAAACACGCCGGCCTCGACCAGGGCGTCGACGTGGACATCCTCTGGGTCGATTCAGACGAGATGGCGGAGGACCACATGGAACGACTGCACGACGCGGACGGCATCGTCGTCCCCGGCGGCTTTGGCTCCCGCGGAACGCAGGGCAAAATCAAGGCCATTCGCTACGCCCGCGAACACGACATTCCGTTCCTCGGTCTCTGTCTCGGGTTCCAACTCGCCGTCATCGAGTACGCCCGCAACGTCCTCGGACTCAACGGCGCAGACTCGACGGAGATGGAACCGGAGACGCCACACCCGGTCATCGACCTGTTGCCCGAACAGTACGACTTAGAGGACCTCGGCGGCACGATGCGCCTCGGCGCACACGAGACTCAAATCACGCCGAACACCCTCGCGAGCGAGGTGTACGGCGGGACGTCGTGTGTCGAACGCCACCGCCACCGCTACGAGGTGAACCCGAACTACATCGACCAGCTCGAAGCCGACGACCTGACGTTCTCAGGCAAGGCGAACAACCGGATGGAGATTCTCGAACTCGCGGGTCATCCATACTTCTTCGGGACGCAGTTCCACCCCGAGTTCAAGTCCCGTCCCGGTCGGGCGAGTCCGCCGTTCGTCGGACTCGTGAAGGCAGTTCTCGCTGAGCAGGAATCGGAGGTCGAAATCTGATGGTAAACGTAGACGAATTCATCCCGGAAGCAGAGGCAGAGATTCGAGACGAAGTCGGCGACGGTCACGCCATCATCGCCCTCTCGGGCGGTGTGGACTCCTCGGTCGCCGCGACGCTCGCCCACCGCGCCGTTGGCGGCCAACTCACCCCGGTGTACGTGGACACTGGGCTGATGCGCAAAGGTGAGACCGAGCAGATTCGCGAGACGTTCTCGTTCATGGAGAACCTTCGCGTCGTCGAGGCACAGGACCGCTTCCTCGACGCGCTCTCCGGCGTCACCGACCCCGAGGAGAAGCGCGAAATCATCGGTGCGCAGTTCATCCGCGAGTTCGAGACGGTCGCCAAAGAGGAAGAAGCAGACTTCCTCGTTCAGGGGACCATCTACCCGGACCGCATCGAATCCGACGGCGAAATCAAGTCCCACCACAACGTCGGCGGCCTCCCGGACGTGGTCGATTTCGACGGCATCGTCGAACCCGTCCGCGACCTCTACAAGGACGAAGTCCGCGAGGTGGCCCGCGAGCTCGGTCTCGAATCGGTCATCGCAGAGCGAATGCCGTTCCCCGGCCCCGGCCTCGCCGTGCGCGTCATCGGCGAAGTCACCCACGAGAAGGTCGAAGTCGCCCGTGAATCGACGTTCATCGTCGAAGAAGAACTCGAAGCCTACGAACCGTGGCAGGCGCTCGCCGCGGTCATCGGCAAGGCGACGGGTGTCAAAGGAGACAACCGCGTTCACGGCTGGATTGTGGCCGTGCGCTCGGTCGAGAGCCGTGACGGCATGACTGCCCGCGCTCAGGAACTCGACTGGGAGACGCTCCAGCGCATCCAGTCGCGTATCACGGGGTCGCTCGACAACGTCTCGCGCGTGGTCTACGACGTAACCCACAAACCGCCTGCGACCATCGAGTACGAATAATGAATGCAATCGTCGTCGGTGCCGACGAGTACGCACTCGGTGACGCCCTCGAATCGATGGGCGTCTCCGTCACCTACGTCGAAGGGTTCGCGAACCGCCCCGCGCTCGAAGACGCGGGTATCGTCGACTGTGACCTGTTCGTCCTCACGGACGTCTCACAGGCCACGTCGATTCCGGTCGCAAAGGACATCAACGACCAACTCCGGGTCGTCGTCTACGCGGACGATTCGGTCCCCGAGTTCGTCCGCGGTCGGTCTGCGCTCATCATCGACCCGGACCTGCTCTCCCCGGAGACGGTCGCAGAAGAACTCGTCTGAGCGAATTCCCGTTTACAGCGTCGCAGCGAGTCTGTCCAATCGCTTCGCCCCGTCTTTGAGAAATGGCACGCCGTGGCCCATGGCAGCGACGTCGAACTGGGGCGCGCGGTGGGCGAGCGCCTTGATGCTTCGTTCTACTTCCACATCGTCGTAGCTGAGCAGGTATGGCGACGGTTCGAGACGGCCGTGTCGTTCGACGACGAGGTCGCCGAGGAAGGCGGTAGAGAGCGTCTCGCTCACGTAGGCGACGTGGCCGGGGGTGTGCCCCGGCGTGTGGTAGGCGGTGAAACTCCCGAGTTCGTCGCCATCTGCGACGAGTTCCACCTCCGGGACCTCCTTGAGCACGGGAGAGGCGAGGCGCTGGAGGGCCGCTTTGCGATTTCGCCATCGTGGCCGTTGCTCGCCGCGCAGGAAGGGGGCGTCGCCCTCCCCGATGTAGATGGGGGCGTCGAGGTCGACGAGGCGGCCGAGCGTCCCGACGTGGTCCATGTCGTAGTGGGTGAGCAACACGCGGTCGATCTCCCGCATCGCATAGCCCGTGGCCGCCACTTCCTTGCGGAGGGTCTTTGCGTCCCACGGATTGCCCGTGTCGATGAGCGTGAGGGCGTCGCCGTCGGCGACGAGGTAGGCGTTCACGCCGCGGAGGTCGAACCACCAGCACTGCTGTGTGAGTCGATTTGCCATTAGTGTTCTCGACGCGCTCCACCGCCGAGGGCGTTTCGCCCGACGGGTCGGTTTATTCCGTCCGAGCGCGAATACGGAGTGGGGAGTAGCATGTCATCTGAAGAATTCATCGAACAGGGTGGGACGATGACCGACACTGAGATTGACTTTTTCCTGCGCAGCCAGGGCTACGGTGTCCTCTCGCTGGCCGCCGGCGACGAGGCTTACGGCGTGCCCGTCTCGTTTGGGTACGACGGCGACCACCTGTACTTCATGTTCCTGCAACTGGGGCCGGAATCGCAGAAACTTTCGTACGCGTCGCGGACGCACACGGCGAGTTTCCTCGCCTATCAGGTCAACTCGAAATTCGACTGGCAGAGCGCAATCGTCACCGGGACGCTCCGAGAGATCCGTGACGACGAGGTGACCCACGCTCGCGACACGATGGAGCAAAACGCCTGGCATCCGAGCCTGTTCTCCGAGGCCGACCCGATGGGCGGCCCCTACGGGTACGTCCTCGACATCGAGTCGAAATCCGGACGGAAGGGGCAGGACGCCTAACCCGCGAGGAACCCACGCAGGGTTCCGGAAACCGTCTTCGCCGTGGAGGGGCGGCCAATGCGTTCCATCTCGTGGTCGGTGAGTTTGAAGTCGAATACCTCGAGGTTATCCTTCAGGTGAGGATACGACGACGCCTTCGGAATGGCGACGACGTTGTCCTGCTGGATGAGCCACCGCAGGGCGACCTGTGCCGCCGATTTCTTGTAGCGAAGCCCGATGCCAGAGAGCGTGCTGTCGGTGAGCAGGCCCCCGTGCAGGAACGGGCTGTACGCCGTCAGCACGACGTCGTGAATCTGGCAGTACTCGACCAGCGCCTGTTTTCGGTCGAACGGCGTGTAGCGCACCTGATTCGTCAGGATGGGTTCGAGCGATTCGTCACGGGCGGCCATGAGCTGGGCCTGACTGAAGTTGCTCACTCCGATGTGGTGGACGACGCCCTCTTCCACGAGGTCGTTCATCGCGTCGAGGGTTTCGCGCAGGGGAACCAGCGGGTTCGGCCGGTGGATGAGCAAGCAGTCTACGTACTCGGTATTCAACCGGGCGAGGCTCGCGTAGGTCGATTCTTTCACCTTCTGCTCACTCAGATTCGTCGGCGAGAGTTTCGTGACGAGGAAGACGTCCTCGCGGTCCACGGTCGAATTGTTGATGGCCGCGCCAACCTGTCGCTCGTTTCGGTAGTTCTGTGCAGTGTCCATGTGCCGATAGCCGAGGTCCAGCGCCGTCTCGACCACCCGACGGCAGGCGGTTCCGCGCAGTTGCCACGTTCCAAGCCCAATCTTCGGGACCGCTGCCCCCTGTGCCACCACGTATTCCATGTCCTGAGACACGCTGCCCACGGACGTAACCGCTTTTTCGTCCAAACGGAGTGTCACGCACACGCGAACGAACTAAGAACCGTCCGGCCCTTGCGTCGGGTATGTCACTCGACCGATTCACGAAACCCGAACCCGACGTGGGCGAAGTCCAGACCGAGGAACTCGTCGTCTCCGACGACGCGCTCGTCAAACTGTTCGCCCTCGGCCCCGGTGCGGAACTGAAACCACACCCACACGATTCGTCCTCGAACGTCTTTCACATTCTCGAAGGCACGATAACCGTGATTCAGGACGACGAAGAAGAGGAAATCGAGGCTCCCGGCGTCGTTTTCCACGACCGGGGCGTTCTCCACGGCGCGCGAAACGAGACGGACGAACCAGTCTACTTCACGGCCACGCTCGCGCCGTTCCCGAGCTAACGGAATCGCTGGAGGACGGGAATCTCTTCAATGCGGTCTGCAGAGAGCAGGCCCCAGTCGATACCCGCGGGTTTCCGCCCGTGCTCGGGGCGAATCTCCCGCTCAGGAGTCACGATGAGGTCCATGGACACGTCGTGGGCACCGACTTCGACGGCCTCGTCGACGATTTGGCGTTCGTGAACCGTCGTGACGACGGGCGTGTCGTCGTCCACGAGTCCGAGTTCGCGGAGGATGGCGTACTCCAGGTCGCTGTACCCCTCGCCCTTCCCGATTCGTGCGCCCGTCTCGGTGACGGCGACGCTTCCGGAGACGATGAGGCCGATACCGTCGATTTCGTCGGGGCTGACCTGCGTGCCGTACTCGTCCATGTGCGAGATGGCGGCGGCGCGGTCGGTATCCTCGATGGTCGCCGGATCGAGGCGGACGAAACACTGCTCGTCGCGCAGGCGCGGGACGGCCATGTAGACGAGTTTCCCCTCGGCGAGTGCCCGCCGCCGGACGGGGAGCTGTGGTGAGTCGGGGTTCGCCTTGATGACCGTCGCGTCCTGCCACTCGGAGGTTTCAGCGAGTCGGTCTGCCGCCTCGCGTGCGCCGTCGAAGTTCGGAATCCGCCCGTGTGGCGGAAACGGAAATCGAGCGATTCCCTCTGCTTCGAGGGCGTCCCAGACGCGCTCGCGGAGGGCCTGTTTGTCCATGCACGTCTTTCCGCCGTCACCGCAAAAACAGTTGGCAGTCGGCGGTCAAGGCGCGTCCGTCGTCGTTTCCGCCTCGTATCCCTGCTCAGCCATCCGCTTCAGATTCGCGAGCGTGTCGGCTAAACCGCGTTTCATCGACCGATTGACGAACAGGGCTTCGACGATGCGCCCGACTGGGCGAATCCGGGGCAGGAATTCGTATTCGATGGACTGGTGGACGCGGGTGGCATCACCGACTGGTTCGAAAGTGGCCGTAAGCACCGGTTGCATCACGCCGAGGTCGCCTTCGTGGACCTGTCGGGTCGGCCGGTCGAACGCGGTTATCACCCACTCGCTTTCGTCTTTTATCGGGCCGACACCACCGTACTCGCGGTAGATGGTCCCCTTACCGACGGGGCCGTCACTGACGTAGGTGACTCGGTCTGTGAACGCCGCGGACAGTTCCGCATAGCGGTCCACGTCACTGTATACCTCCCAGACGTACGCAGGCGGGGCCTGAACAGTCGTCGATGCTTCTACCCGTGCCATAGTAAATAGTACGTTGGGGCAGACGATATCGTTTGTGAGGTATTCACACGCAATGTAGTAGAATCGGCTGAAATATCTCCGGAGAGTGACTGTTTGGGCAGTCACAGGCTAGATTTTTACTACTCGCTCCCGATGGATTAAAACATGGCATCCATTGCGATTGTCCATGGGGGTGCAGCACAGCGGGGTGGGACTCGGTCTGCGTGCGACCAGTATACGGCAGACCACTTTCAGACGTGCCGCGAGTACGCAGAGGCAACCTGCGACTCGTGGGTCATTGTCTCGGCGAAACACGGGGTTATCCACCCGAACAGGCAGATACAGAGCTACGACGTCACCCGCGCGGATTTCGACCCGTTCGAGGAGATGCAGTGGGTAAAGCGCATCCAGCGTCAACTCGGTGACGTGCTGTTCGACCAGTACACCAGTCCGCAGTTCTCGCGCGTCGTCGTGTTGACCGACGACTACCACACCGCGGCACTCGACCCGGTGTTCAAACAGGCGACGGGTCGCGGAGTCGCCGTCGAAAAACCGTTCGAAGGTCGCTACGACGAACCGGTAGAATCGGTGCTCAAACAGCCGGTTCCCCGGTAGCGAACCTACGCGTCTCTTTTTGCGAGGCCAGCGAGGTGGCCCACTTCCGGGACGATGACTTCGTTCGCGCCGAGACATGCGGCGTTCTCGCTTCCTGGCAGGGCGAACACGGGGACTCCGTCGGCGATACCTGCGGCTGCGCGGGTTCCGACGACGCGGGTGCCGATCTCGTCGAACGAGAGCCGTCGGAACAGTTCGCCGAAGCCAGGGAGTTCCTTCTCCATCAGCGGCGAGATAGCCTCGATTGTCACGTCGTCGGGCGTCACACCAGTCCCGCCGGTGGTCACCACGACGTTCACGTCGTCGCGGCCGACGAGGCGGTCTACGGTCTGTTGAATCCCATCGAAGTTGTCGTCGATGAGTTCGCGGGTGGCGACGGTGTGCCCTGCGCCTTCGAACGCCTCGGCTATCGCGTCACCCGCGGGGTCGTCGTCGAGCGACCGAGTGGTGGACACGGTGACGATGGCGACGCCGACCGTCTCTACGTCGTGGTGGTGGTGACCGTGTTTGTGGTCGTCATGGCCGTGCGTGTGGGCGTCGTGTCCATGTTCGTGGTCGTCGTGACCGTGCTCGTGGTCGTGGCCGTGTCCGTCGTGGTGTGATTCGTAGTCGTGTCCGTGTCCCGTGTCGGCGTTCTTCTGCTCGGCCATGGCTGGGTCTACTCGTCTCGGTACAAAAACTATCGGGGCAAAAAGTGGCGATTAGCTCCCCGTCTCGTCCGGGATGGCGCCCATCTGGCGCATCATCCCCAGCACGTCGAAGTTGGTCCAGACCTCTGTGACCTGTCCGTCTACGATACGGTCGATTTCGATACCCGTTACCTCGACGTGGTTGCCGGAGGCCGGAACGCCGGCGAGCTCGCCGTCGTGGGTACCGACTGCCTTCCAGCGCGTGGCCACCATGTCCCCTTCGGAGACGATGTCTTCGATGGTCACATTGAGGTCGGAGAACGCCTCACGGTACTGTTTTACGTTCTTTGTGAACCCTTCGCGTCCGTGAATCGATTCCGGTTCTGTCGGATTGTGTTCGACGTACGATTCTGCGATAATCTCGTCGACGACGCTGTAATCACCCGTGTTCAGCGTGTTCCACAGTTTTTGGACAATCTCTTCGTTCGATGCCGCTGGGCGCGTTGCTTTGCTTGCCATTTCCCTCACCCAGTACATGCTAGGTCGTTTCAGGCGATAGACTCGTATGCGTGATTCTGTGGACGTCAAAAAAGGCTGAACTTCTCCGTCAGCTCCCCATCTCGTCTGGAAGTGCCCCCATCTGTTGGAGCATGCCGAGACTGTCGAACTGGTTCCACGCCTCGACGACCTTGCCGTCCTCGAAGCGGTCGATTTCGATGCCCGAAATTTCGACGGGCTTGTTCGTCGGCGCGATTCCGCGCAGGTCACCCGTGTGCTTCGCGTTGAGGCGCCATCGAAGGGCTACTTCGTCGCCTGCGGCGAAGATGTCCTCGATCGTCAGGTCGATGTCGGAGAACGCTGCTCGCATCTCCTCTATGTTCGCGCGGAAGCCGTCGCGGCCGCGAATCGGTTCTGACTCGAAGGCGCTGTGTTCGACGTAGTCGTCTGCGACGTACTGGTCTACGAGGCTGTAATCGCCGTACGTTCCCGTTTCCCAGAGTGCTCGCACGATGTCGGCGTTCGATTCGAGTGGGCGTGTCGCTTTACTTGCCATTTCCTTCACCCAGAGAAACGTATGCGTCGTCAGGAAATATCGTGGTATGCTATCCCACGATGACTGTCCGTAGACCCGACCTGTCATCGCTTTCCGCAGACCGTACTGTTTTGCCCCCCCGCGTGCCTTGCTGTCACATGAAGGCGGTACACTTCGACGAACACGGCGACCGCGACGTACTGCAGTATGGCGAACTCCCGGACCCCGACCCGGCCCGCGACGAAGTCATCGTAGAAATGCGGGCAGGTGCACTCAACTTCCTCGACGTGTGGACACGACGGGGCCTTCCCGGCCTCGACCTCGAGATGCCCCACATCCCCGGCAGCGACGGCGCGGGCATCGTTCATGCGGTGGGCGAGGACGTGGCCAGATTCGAACCGGGCGACCGCGTCGCGGTCACGGCGGGTCTCTCCTGTGGCGTCTGTGAGTTCTGTCGCGATGGCGACCCCTCGCTGTGTGAGGACTTTGGCGTCCTCGGCGAGCACACCCGTGGCGTCCACAGCGAACTCGCCGCCGTGCCCGCGGAGAATCTCGTCCCCGTCCCCGAACACGTCTCGTGGGAAGTCGCGGCGGCCGCCCCGCTCGTCTTCCAGACAGCGTGGCGAATGCTCATCACGCGCGCCGAACTCGAACCCGGCGAGAAAGTGCTCGTACTCGGGGCCAGCGGCGGGGTGGGTCACGCCGCGATTCAGATTGCGAAATACGCCGGTGCGGAGGTGTTCGCCACCGCTTCCAGTTCCCAGAAACTCGAACTCGCCGCAGAGTGTGGCGCAGACCACGTCCTCAACTACGAGGAGACGGACTACGCAAGCGAAATCTACGAACTCACCGACAAGCGTGGCGTGGACGTCATCGTCGACCACGTCGGCGGCCCGACGTGGCAGGATTCGATAAAGAGCCTCGCGAAAAACGGCCGCCTCGTCACCTGTGGAGCCACCCTCGGACGCCACCCGCAGACGGACTTAAATCGCATCTTCTGGAACCAACTGCAGATTCTCGGGTCGTCGATGGGGACGCCCGGGGAAGCCGACGACGTACTCCCGCTCGTCTGGGACGGCACCTTCCGCCCGCACATCCGCGAGGTGCTGCCGATGAGTGAGGTCAAACGCGCCCACGAGATGCTCGAAAATCGCGATGGATTTGGGAAGGTTGTAGTCGTTCCGGACTCCCAGTACAATT
This sequence is a window from Haladaptatus sp. QDMS2. Protein-coding genes within it:
- a CDS encoding alpha/beta hydrolase, producing the protein MTGEPVLIPGARDVRATHDTVPDATSVVVACPPHPQQGGKRTDSRLTAVSEELAAQGIATLRFDYGAWDEGRGEREDARNAVAWAQDHYEHVGLFGFSFGGAIALLTAAGRDDLAAVSALAPAGALPAGLDVAASLSDIAAPTQVVFASRDTTANWEPVVERARELDFRVDEMSADHFFIGQKQKVAALVCDFLVAHL
- a CDS encoding CTP synthase, which translates into the protein MPTEPETDYDPTLGNKFIFVTGGVMSGLGKGITAASTGRLLSNAGFDVTAVKIDPYLNVDAGTMNPYQHGEVYVLEDGGEVDLDLGNYERFLDIDMTFDHNITTGKTYKHVIEKERAGDYLGKTVQIIPHITDDIKRRIREAAEGHDICIVEVGGTIGDIEGMPYLEALRQFVHEEEEEDVLLTHVTLVPYSKNGEQKTKPTQHSVKELRSIGLQPDILVGRCETKLEPATKEKIALFCDVPTEAVFSNADVEDIYHVPLMVEEEGLDEYVMEHLAIADQAIPKGERKNEWRDLVTQETSGSVKIALVGKYALEDAYISIHESLKHAGLDQGVDVDILWVDSDEMAEDHMERLHDADGIVVPGGFGSRGTQGKIKAIRYAREHDIPFLGLCLGFQLAVIEYARNVLGLNGADSTEMEPETPHPVIDLLPEQYDLEDLGGTMRLGAHETQITPNTLASEVYGGTSCVERHRHRYEVNPNYIDQLEADDLTFSGKANNRMEILELAGHPYFFGTQFHPEFKSRPGRASPPFVGLVKAVLAEQESEVEI
- the guaA gene encoding glutamine-hydrolyzing GMP synthase is translated as MVNVDEFIPEAEAEIRDEVGDGHAIIALSGGVDSSVAATLAHRAVGGQLTPVYVDTGLMRKGETEQIRETFSFMENLRVVEAQDRFLDALSGVTDPEEKREIIGAQFIREFETVAKEEEADFLVQGTIYPDRIESDGEIKSHHNVGGLPDVVDFDGIVEPVRDLYKDEVREVARELGLESVIAERMPFPGPGLAVRVIGEVTHEKVEVARESTFIVEEELEAYEPWQALAAVIGKATGVKGDNRVHGWIVAVRSVESRDGMTARAQELDWETLQRIQSRITGSLDNVSRVVYDVTHKPPATIEYE
- a CDS encoding CTP synthetase, translating into MNAIVVGADEYALGDALESMGVSVTYVEGFANRPALEDAGIVDCDLFVLTDVSQATSIPVAKDINDQLRVVVYADDSVPEFVRGRSALIIDPDLLSPETVAEELV
- a CDS encoding MBL fold metallo-hydrolase; this encodes MANRLTQQCWWFDLRGVNAYLVADGDALTLIDTGNPWDAKTLRKEVAATGYAMREIDRVLLTHYDMDHVGTLGRLVDLDAPIYIGEGDAPFLRGEQRPRWRNRKAALQRLASPVLKEVPEVELVADGDELGSFTAYHTPGHTPGHVAYVSETLSTAFLGDLVVERHGRLEPSPYLLSYDDVEVERSIKALAHRAPQFDVAAMGHGVPFLKDGAKRLDRLAATL
- a CDS encoding pyridoxamine 5'-phosphate oxidase family protein, giving the protein MSSEEFIEQGGTMTDTEIDFFLRSQGYGVLSLAAGDEAYGVPVSFGYDGDHLYFMFLQLGPESQKLSYASRTHTASFLAYQVNSKFDWQSAIVTGTLREIRDDEVTHARDTMEQNAWHPSLFSEADPMGGPYGYVLDIESKSGRKGQDA
- a CDS encoding aldo/keto reductase, whose protein sequence is MEYVVAQGAAVPKIGLGTWQLRGTACRRVVETALDLGYRHMDTAQNYRNERQVGAAINNSTVDREDVFLVTKLSPTNLSEQKVKESTYASLARLNTEYVDCLLIHRPNPLVPLRETLDAMNDLVEEGVVHHIGVSNFSQAQLMAARDESLEPILTNQVRYTPFDRKQALVEYCQIHDVVLTAYSPFLHGGLLTDSTLSGIGLRYKKSAAQVALRWLIQQDNVVAIPKASSYPHLKDNLEVFDFKLTDHEMERIGRPSTAKTVSGTLRGFLAG
- a CDS encoding cupin domain-containing protein, with product MSLDRFTKPEPDVGEVQTEELVVSDDALVKLFALGPGAELKPHPHDSSSNVFHILEGTITVIQDDEEEEIEAPGVVFHDRGVLHGARNETDEPVYFTATLAPFPS
- a CDS encoding 5-formyltetrahydrofolate cyclo-ligase yields the protein MDKQALRERVWDALEAEGIARFPFPPHGRIPNFDGAREAADRLAETSEWQDATVIKANPDSPQLPVRRRALAEGKLVYMAVPRLRDEQCFVRLDPATIEDTDRAAAISHMDEYGTQVSPDEIDGIGLIVSGSVAVTETGARIGKGEGYSDLEYAILRELGLVDDDTPVVTTVHERQIVDEAVEVGAHDVSMDLIVTPEREIRPEHGRKPAGIDWGLLSADRIEEIPVLQRFR
- a CDS encoding SRPBCC family protein translates to MARVEASTTVQAPPAYVWEVYSDVDRYAELSAAFTDRVTYVSDGPVGKGTIYREYGGVGPIKDESEWVITAFDRPTRQVHEGDLGVMQPVLTATFEPVGDATRVHQSIEYEFLPRIRPVGRIVEALFVNRSMKRGLADTLANLKRMAEQGYEAETTTDAP
- a CDS encoding DUF6884 domain-containing protein; this translates as MASIAIVHGGAAQRGGTRSACDQYTADHFQTCREYAEATCDSWVIVSAKHGVIHPNRQIQSYDVTRADFDPFEEMQWVKRIQRQLGDVLFDQYTSPQFSRVVVLTDDYHTAALDPVFKQATGRGVAVEKPFEGRYDEPVESVLKQPVPR
- a CDS encoding molybdenum cofactor biosynthesis protein B, translating into MAEQKNADTGHGHDYESHHDGHGHDHEHGHDDHEHGHDAHTHGHDDHKHGHHHHDVETVGVAIVTVSTTRSLDDDPAGDAIAEAFEGAGHTVATRELIDDNFDGIQQTVDRLVGRDDVNVVVTTGGTGVTPDDVTIEAISPLMEKELPGFGELFRRLSFDEIGTRVVGTRAAAGIADGVPVFALPGSENAACLGANEVIVPEVGHLAGLAKRDA
- a CDS encoding ester cyclase, whose translation is MASKATRPAASNEEIVQKLWNTLNTGDYSVVDEIIAESYVEHNPTEPESIHGREGFTKNVKQYREAFSDLNVTIEDIVSEGDMVATRWKAVGTHDGELAGVPASGNHVEVTGIEIDRIVDGQVTEVWTNFDVLGMMRQMGAIPDETGS
- a CDS encoding ester cyclase, whose product is MASKATRPLESNADIVRALWETGTYGDYSLVDQYVADDYVEHSAFESEPIRGRDGFRANIEEMRAAFSDIDLTIEDIFAAGDEVALRWRLNAKHTGDLRGIAPTNKPVEISGIEIDRFEDGKVVEAWNQFDSLGMLQQMGALPDEMGS
- a CDS encoding zinc-binding dehydrogenase, whose product is MKAVHFDEHGDRDVLQYGELPDPDPARDEVIVEMRAGALNFLDVWTRRGLPGLDLEMPHIPGSDGAGIVHAVGEDVARFEPGDRVAVTAGLSCGVCEFCRDGDPSLCEDFGVLGEHTRGVHSELAAVPAENLVPVPEHVSWEVAAAAPLVFQTAWRMLITRAELEPGEKVLVLGASGGVGHAAIQIAKYAGAEVFATASSSQKLELAAECGADHVLNYEETDYASEIYELTDKRGVDVIVDHVGGPTWQDSIKSLAKNGRLVTCGATLGRHPQTDLNRIFWNQLQILGSSMGTPGEADDVLPLVWDGTFRPHIREVLPMSEVKRAHEMLENRDGFGKVVVVPDSQYN